Within the Staphylococcus warneri genome, the region GTTATGAAAAAACTAAAGTAGCAATTCAAAAAGATAAAACATTAAATAAAATTAAATAAGTTAGAACGACATGAACAGACGTCCGTATAGAGGATGTCTGTTTTTTGATAGGTTCAATTATGATAGATTGAAGTTAATGATAACTACGAAGGAGGTTACGTCTAGTGATTTATAACGGCTTTATGAATATGATTGAACAAAATGATTATAAAACACTTTATTCATACTTTACTAAAGAAATGAAGAAACAGATTTCTAAGAAAGCATTAAAAAAGTTGATGCAAGACTACAATAGATTTGCGCATCAACACAAGTGTTATGTAGACATCGGGACTGAAAAGTATGGTGAGAATGTATGGTTAGATGCTTTTGAAAACTATGGTATTTCAATCCATGTCACTCATGGCCAAATATCTTCACTTTTATTTAAACCTTTGTATTATTTTAAAGTTAAACGAACAACTTTAACTTATCAATTTCCGTTTTATGATGAATGGTTTGTATATTGGGGTGGCGATAACGAACTATTCAATTATCATTATCCTTCAGAAACACAAAGGTATGCATATGATTTTATAAAGATAAATAAAGACTCTGGAATGAGCTACATTGATGATGGCATGCGATGTGAACATTATTATGCTTATGGTACTCAAGTATATGCACCATTAAATGGTGTTGTTGTCGATATTGAGAATAATATAAAAGATAATCGTATAGGACAAACGAATCAAAAACAACCACTTGGCAATTATGTCGTGATAAAGCATTCGACAAATGAATTTAGTCTAATTGGACATTTAAAACAGCATTCGGTCAAAGTGAACATTGGAGATGAAATAACAGATAACGATATGATAGGTCTTTGTGGAAATTCAGGTAATTCGTCAGAGCCTCATGTTCATTTTCAAGTTAGTAATCAACCTAGTTTAATAGAAGGACAATCACTCAAAATTAATTTTAAAAATAATAGGATGCCCGTTAAAGGTGAAACGATTTGTCGATAAAATAGTTTAATAAAATTTATATATTATATTACAATACACAACGTATATTTATTGAATTTTATGTAATTTTCATTTACTTTTTATAAAAATATAAATAGTATGAAGGGAGATTAAAATTTATACATATACGGAGGATTAACATGAATCGATTGTCTAAAACTATCATTTCCGGTATTTCAGTAATAACTATAAGTAGTACATTTTATAGTGAAGAAGTGGATGCGAAGAATGATCATTCAGCAAATCAAAACAAATTAGAAGTTAAGGATAAGAATAAAGCATTTCAGGCATTAAAATTATTACCCAATGATAAAAATGCTAAAAAGCAATTTAAGCACTATAAAACAGTCGACGTCAATACAGATCAATTAGGCTACACGCACTATACACTACAACCAAAGTTTAAAAATGCATATGTTCCTGATAGAGAAGTTAAAATACATACTAATCCTCAAGGTAAGGTTGTACTTATCAATGGTGACACAGGTGGTAGTGAAATAAAACCTAGTAATACTGTCCAAATCCATAAAAAAGAGGCCATCAATAAAGCTTTTGAAGCTATTTCAATGTCTTCAGATAATGCTAAAAACTTTAAAAATGATGTCATTAAAAAGAATCAAATTCAAATTAGCGGACAACATAACAAATATGTTTATCAGGTAGAAATTGTAACAACGTCTCCTAAAATATCTCATTGGAACATTCAAGTTGATGCTGAAACTGGGGAAGTCATTGATAAGATAAATAATATCCAACATGCGCATACTGAAGGTACGGGAAAAAGCGTATTAAACAAAACGAAAAAAATTAATATTAATAGTAAGGATAAAGGATATGAGTTGAAGGATGTGACGCATAAAGGTAATATTTCAGCTTATGACTATAATGATGAGGATGGCAGTTCGAAACTGATGACAGATAAAGATAAAGAATTTGTAGACAAGTCGCAACATGCTGCTGTTGATGCGAACGATTATGCTAAAGATGTGTATGATTATTATAAAAATAAATTTGGTCGAGAATCATACGATGATAAGGGAAGTCCTATCGATTCATTAACTCATGTGAATCAATTTGAAAATGAAGATAATCGTAACAATGCTGCTTGGATTGGTGACAAAATGATTTATGGAGATGGAGATAATGACAATTATTTACCATTCTCTGGTGCTAAAGATGTGGTAGCACATGAAATTACACATGGTATAACTCAGGAAACAGCCAATTTAGTATACGAAAATCAACCCGGTGCATTGAATGAAAGTTTCTCAGATGTCTTTGCCTATTTTATTGATAGTGATAATTTCTTAATTGGTGAGGATATATATACACCCAACGTTAAAGGTGATGCATTAAGAAGTATGTCTAATCCTGAAAAATATGATCAACCTGCACATATGAAACATTACTCTAAAACACAAGAGGATAATGGTGGTGTACATACCAATTCTGGTATCCCTAATAAAGCTGCCTATTTAACAATCAAACGTATTGGTAAAGATAAAGCTGAACAAATTTATTATAGAACGTTAACACATTATCTATCTTCTAATTCAGATTTCGAAGATGCTAAAAAATCATTACACCAAGCTGCGCTTGATTTATATGATAAATCCACAGCAGATCAAGTTAATCAATCATGGGAAGATGTTGGCGTTTAATCTATCTAGCCTTTCACTGAGATAAGCACAGTGAAAGGCTTGTTTTATGTGGGAACACTTAGGGTTGTCTAACGTTAGACAACGAGCAGGCTAATTTAAAAAGTTAAGAGTGTACGATTTAAATTGACTCATCATATTTTATTTTGGAAAACAATATTTTACATAATTTTAAAATAAAATATATTGTTTTTGTGTGTGAATATAGTAATGTTGTATGTATATTGTATATAAGGAGATACAACATTGAAAAAGTATTATTTAATATCGATTTTGTCTTTTATTTTATTTTTGATAGTTAGCATGTTGGCATATCGGATGGATTTAAAGCAAGAGGCACAAGTTTTAGCAGTAGGCGATAATTTAATACACCCTAACATATATAGGGATGCACTTGAATCAGATGGTGATACATACAATTTTAATCCTATGTACCAAAATATAAAAAAAGATATTCAATCTGCAGATATTGCATTCATCAATCAAGAATCTCCAATAGGTGGTGATCATCGTCCTTATCATGGGTTTAAAAGATTTAACACACCTAGTGATATTTCAGATAGTTTAGTGCAAACCGGATTTAATTTTATTAATGGATCTAATAATCATGCATTAGATCAAGGTGATGAAGGACTTAAATATCATATTCAACAATGGAATAAATATAAAAATAAAGTGTTGCTTACAGGTACTTACGATTCGCAAAAGTCTCATGATCAAGTGGCTGTCAAAAAGATAAATGGTATCAATATAGCTATGTTGAGTTATACATTTGGTACGAATGGAATTAAACCTAAACATCAATACGAAATCAACTATTTTGATGACAAACAAATTAAGAAGGATATTCAACAAGCTAAAGAAGTGGCAGATGTCATATTTGTATCGGCACACTGGGGAAATGAAGGATCTCATCAACCTAATCCAATACAACGAAAATATGCAAAGTTATTTGCTGATGAAGGGGTGGATGTAGTATTAGGTACACATCCTCATGTTATACAACCAGTTGAATGGATTAAAGGTAAGGATCATCATCGTACCTTAGTCGCTTATTCCCTAGGAAATTTCTTGAATGGACAAGAAACTGGAAATGAAAGTAATGACCTACTCGGTAGAATAGAATTTAAAATAATGAAAACGCCTAAAGCAGTAAAAATCGAAAACGTTAAATGGCGAAGTATGGTTAATTATTATGAATTAAGTGATGTATATAATAAAAACAGTAAAGAAAACTTTAAAATTTATCCATTAAAGGATATGGATGAACGCTTAATTCGTAAACATGGTCGATATTATGACCCGAATTCTGATATGAGTCAATTACGATTAAAACAAATAACTAAAGAAGTCATTAACGAAACGTTTTTAGATGATGATAGTTTCTAAAATGATTAGAAGTTATATATGTTCTACTAGTATTCCCCAACATAATCATTAAATGTTTCATGAGAAACATCGTAAATGATATTTACCATTTTAAGAATGTATACAATACTGAATGATTTGTATCACTATGATGTCGATAAAACAAGTAAAAAATGCAGGAAAGTTATTTTATATAATGCATAAATAAACAATATATTGAATTTATATTTACTATGTTGTAAGATGTTATCAAGGAGTTGATGACATGAGCAAGTTTAACTTTGAAGGTAAATGTTTATTAAAGTCGACCGATTATTCTAAAGATGAATTGAATTACATCATAGATAAGGCACAACAATTAAAAGCAGAAAAGAAAAATAACCAATCACATCAATTATTAACAAATAAAAATATAGCTATTATATTTGAAAAACCATCTACACGTACACGAGCAGCATTTAGTGTTGCAGCACATGATTTAGGTGTTCAAGTAGATTACTTTGGACAGGGAGAAATTCATTTAGGTAAAAAAGAGAGCATCTATGACACGGCGAAAGTTCTAGGAAGTATGTATGATGGTATCGAATTTAGAGGACATGATCATAACGATATTGAAATACTAGCACAACATGCTAATGTACCTGTCTGGAATGGTTTAACTAATGAATGGCACCCTACACAAATGTTAGCGGACTTTATGACACTCAAAGAAGAGTGGGGGACGTTAAAAGGTAAGACTTTAACATATATTGGAGACGCTCGAAATAATGTAGCGAATGACTTATTAGTTACAGGGGCGTTATTAGGCGTCAATATGAATATTGTGGCACCAGAATCTCGCTTGCCGGAATCGCATGTGGTAGCGATGGCTAAAGACTATGCGGAACAAACAGGCGCAACGATTCAAATCAGTAGTGATATTGAAAAGACTGTTTATCAAACGGATGCTATTTATACGGATGTTTGGTTTTCAATGGGAGAACCAACAGATGTTATAGAAGAAAGAGTTAAGGCATTACAACCTTATCAAATCAATATGTCATTAATTCAAAAGATACAAAATCCTGATGTGAAAGTACTGCATTGTTTACCAGCTTTCCATAATACACAAACGCAAGTAGGCAAAGATGTCTACGAAAAATATGGATTATCAGAAATGGAGATCACAGATGAGGTCTTTCATAGTCCTTATTCTATTGTTTTTAAACAAGCAGAAAATCGTTTACATTCTATTAAAGCCATAATGGCATTAACTTTAGGTGGCATAAAATAAGAGATTACAAATGAGGTGTTATGCATGATTATAGAAGTCTCTAAAGCATTAAAGTCATTTCTTTATGAAAACTATGAAATAGAAATAGGCGAAATAGCGAGTAAGCAAATTATTGATCATATCTATCCTATGATAGAAAATGAAATACACGAAGATATGAAGACAGAGATTCAAAACCAAACGATTAATGATGTTATAGCAAAGTTAGAATTTGAAAAGATAATTAATCATAGATAAATGAAGAGGTCGAGACAAAAGTGTTTAGGATTTGAGCAGAACCGAACGATACACAAAATTGTTTTCCAATTTTAGTCTAATCGTGAGAGTCCCATGCCCAGCTTGCATTGCCGGTAGGTTTTCAAAATGAAAACCTCTCTGCTGGGACCAGAAGAAGATGATCCTGTTTTGGGACGTTGTTAATCGGTTTCCCAGAGTACTAAAACTTTATGTCTCAACCTCTTTTTATGATTTATTATTTATTTTGTGAAGCAAATGCTTTAGCGATATCACTTAATTTAGCTGGTGCATCTTCAATTGCCATTTTTACTTCAACAAAGTGCATGCAATCACTATGTGCATTGATCTTTTCAAATGTTTCTTTAAGTTCATGTGATGTATTAACATCATGGACGACTACATTATCTCCGCCAAATACTGCAGGGAGCGCTTTGTAATCCCACATATGAATATCATTATACGGTTCTTTCATACCATGAATTAAACGTTCCACTGTATAACCATCGTTGTTAACTACAAATATAATCGGTTTCAATTGTTGTCTAATCATTGTTGATAACGATTGAACTGTCAGTTGGAGTGAACCGTCTCCGATAAGTAAGACATTACGTCTATGCGGTGCAGCGATTTGTGTACCTAATGTTGCAGGTAAAGTGTAACCGATAGACCCCCATAATGGCTGACCAATAAAGGTATTATCTTTATATAAAGCTAAATCATAAGCGCCAAAGAATGAAGAACCTTGTTCAGCGATTAAAATATCGTCTAGTTGTAAGAAATCTTGCATCATCTTGAAATACGTTGCTTGAGTTAATGGTTCATGATCAACTTGATAGTCATGTTCTTTTGGTCGTTGATACTTTGGAAATTCTGATTTATTTTTATAAGAAATTGACATTAAACCTTTTATAAGATGAGGTAGTGCAACTTGTTCAGAGATGGTTTCATTCATTTTAAAATAGTTATGATTAATCATAACAACATCATCGATATCAAATTCAAATGAGAAACCAGCTGTCGCTGAGTCAGTTAACTTCGCACCAATATTTAAAATAGCATCACTTTGATTGACATAGTTTTTAACATTTTCTTCAGCGATACTACCATCAAAGATACCAAGATAATGTTCGTTTTCTTCATTAAAAGCTCCTTTACCAAGAGAAAGTTGAGCGACAGGTATATGCGTTTGATTTACAAATTGTTCTAATTCAGAATGAAGACCAAAACTATTAATTTCATGTCCAGTAATAATCACAGGTTGTTTAGCAGAATTTAATTTATCTTCAATCATTTGAATATAGTGAGATACATCTTGATCATCACGTGCTTCAGGTTGGAAAGATTTAGATACGTCGATTTCAGTCATTGCAACATCGATTGGCAAATGTAGATGAACTGGACGACGTTCGTTGATCGCTGCTTGTATAAGTCTAGGAATTTCAGTCGTTGCATTCTCTGGCGTAATATATCCTTGGGCGGTTGTTATAGGTTCAAACATTTTTCTATAATCATCAAATGTACCTTCACCTAAAGAATGATGAACATATTTTCCAGCTGACTCAACAGCACGAGTAGGTGCACCAGTAATCGCAATGACTGGTACACGTTCAGCATAAGAACCGGCAATGCCGTTAACAGCACTTAATTCTCCAACACCAAACGTAGTAACTAATGCACCTAATCCATTAATTCGAGCATAGCCATCAGCGGCGTAGCTAGCATTTAATTCGTTAGTATTACCAATCCACTCTACTTGGTCATGAGAAATAATATCGTCTAAAAAGGCTAAATTGAAATCGCCAGGAACACCGAATATTTTATCTACCCCAGCAGCATTAACTGCATCCATTAAATATTGTCCTACACGTTGTTTCATTATGCATTCCACCTTTGTTTATGTATTTGCATTTTACAATTAAAAGATAACTTTTTGTAAAAAGAAAGTCAATTAACTTGACCTTTTAAAGAAAGTTTAACATGACGAAAAAAGGAAACTTTATTATAATGAACCTTAAATATTAGAAAAGGAAAGAAAGTACATGTCGACAAATAAAAACGATTATGAGCATATGCTATTTTACTTTGCATATAAAACCTTTGTAACGACAGCGGATGACATTATTGAGCAATACGGTATGAGTCGCCAACATCACCGTTTTTTATTTTTTATCAATAAATTACCTGGAATTACAATAAAAGAGTTACTTCAAACATTGGAAATATCAAAGCAAGGTTCTCATGCCACACTGAGAACGCTAAAAGAAAAAGAACTTATCATTGAGCAAACATCAGAAAAAGATAGACGTGTTAAGCAGTTATTTGCTACGGATAAAGGCAATGCGTTAATTAATGAGCTCAATTACGCACAAGATCACTTGTTACAAACGATTCAACAAAAAGTAGGAAACAATTGGTACGATATAATGGAAGCGTTAGCCAACCAAAGAGATGGCTTCAAACATATTGAACATTTAAAAGGACAAGAGTAACTAATACTTTTGCGAGGCCCTTGTTGCATATGATGTAACAGGGGATTTTTATGATATTAAAGAAGTAATGGTGAATGTTAAGTAATGATGTTAAAAATATTAAACTCCTACATAGTATTTTTAAAATTTTTGTTAATAATGTAATAAATAGTTGATATATTAAATAAAAATATTGCTATTTCCAATGGATAAGTTAACATAGGATAAAAGTATTTTATTTTAAGGAGTTTATGAATGAAAAGATATGTAACTAAAAAAACTAAACCAATTGTTAAAATAACGTTAGGTTTAATCACTGCGTCAATTAGTTTAGGAACGATAAGTGTCGTGACTCAACAAGCCACTGCCCATGCCTCTACTGTACAAACGACTCACAACCACACGAGCACTCATAATCAAACACGAACACTATCGACAGCACCTCATATATCCCAAACGAAGACACCTGTGAAACGTGTCACAACGACAGTTAAGGCTCCAACTACAGTGAAAACGACGACGAAAGTAGCAACTATTACGCAACCAACTCAAACAGTGAAAACGGTATCTGT harbors:
- a CDS encoding M23 family metallopeptidase; this translates as MIYNGFMNMIEQNDYKTLYSYFTKEMKKQISKKALKKLMQDYNRFAHQHKCYVDIGTEKYGENVWLDAFENYGISIHVTHGQISSLLFKPLYYFKVKRTTLTYQFPFYDEWFVYWGGDNELFNYHYPSETQRYAYDFIKINKDSGMSYIDDGMRCEHYYAYGTQVYAPLNGVVVDIENNIKDNRIGQTNQKQPLGNYVVIKHSTNEFSLIGHLKQHSVKVNIGDEITDNDMIGLCGNSGNSSEPHVHFQVSNQPSLIEGQSLKINFKNNRMPVKGETICR
- a CDS encoding M4 family metallopeptidase, which translates into the protein MNRLSKTIISGISVITISSTFYSEEVDAKNDHSANQNKLEVKDKNKAFQALKLLPNDKNAKKQFKHYKTVDVNTDQLGYTHYTLQPKFKNAYVPDREVKIHTNPQGKVVLINGDTGGSEIKPSNTVQIHKKEAINKAFEAISMSSDNAKNFKNDVIKKNQIQISGQHNKYVYQVEIVTTSPKISHWNIQVDAETGEVIDKINNIQHAHTEGTGKSVLNKTKKININSKDKGYELKDVTHKGNISAYDYNDEDGSSKLMTDKDKEFVDKSQHAAVDANDYAKDVYDYYKNKFGRESYDDKGSPIDSLTHVNQFENEDNRNNAAWIGDKMIYGDGDNDNYLPFSGAKDVVAHEITHGITQETANLVYENQPGALNESFSDVFAYFIDSDNFLIGEDIYTPNVKGDALRSMSNPEKYDQPAHMKHYSKTQEDNGGVHTNSGIPNKAAYLTIKRIGKDKAEQIYYRTLTHYLSSNSDFEDAKKSLHQAALDLYDKSTADQVNQSWEDVGV
- a CDS encoding CapA family protein translates to MLAYRMDLKQEAQVLAVGDNLIHPNIYRDALESDGDTYNFNPMYQNIKKDIQSADIAFINQESPIGGDHRPYHGFKRFNTPSDISDSLVQTGFNFINGSNNHALDQGDEGLKYHIQQWNKYKNKVLLTGTYDSQKSHDQVAVKKINGINIAMLSYTFGTNGIKPKHQYEINYFDDKQIKKDIQQAKEVADVIFVSAHWGNEGSHQPNPIQRKYAKLFADEGVDVVLGTHPHVIQPVEWIKGKDHHRTLVAYSLGNFLNGQETGNESNDLLGRIEFKIMKTPKAVKIENVKWRSMVNYYELSDVYNKNSKENFKIYPLKDMDERLIRKHGRYYDPNSDMSQLRLKQITKEVINETFLDDDSF
- the argF gene encoding ornithine carbamoyltransferase; the protein is MSKFNFEGKCLLKSTDYSKDELNYIIDKAQQLKAEKKNNQSHQLLTNKNIAIIFEKPSTRTRAAFSVAAHDLGVQVDYFGQGEIHLGKKESIYDTAKVLGSMYDGIEFRGHDHNDIEILAQHANVPVWNGLTNEWHPTQMLADFMTLKEEWGTLKGKTLTYIGDARNNVANDLLVTGALLGVNMNIVAPESRLPESHVVAMAKDYAEQTGATIQISSDIEKTVYQTDAIYTDVWFSMGEPTDVIEERVKALQPYQINMSLIQKIQNPDVKVLHCLPAFHNTQTQVGKDVYEKYGLSEMEITDEVFHSPYSIVFKQAENRLHSIKAIMALTLGGIK
- a CDS encoding alpha-keto acid decarboxylase family protein, whose protein sequence is MKQRVGQYLMDAVNAAGVDKIFGVPGDFNLAFLDDIISHDQVEWIGNTNELNASYAADGYARINGLGALVTTFGVGELSAVNGIAGSYAERVPVIAITGAPTRAVESAGKYVHHSLGEGTFDDYRKMFEPITTAQGYITPENATTEIPRLIQAAINERRPVHLHLPIDVAMTEIDVSKSFQPEARDDQDVSHYIQMIEDKLNSAKQPVIITGHEINSFGLHSELEQFVNQTHIPVAQLSLGKGAFNEENEHYLGIFDGSIAEENVKNYVNQSDAILNIGAKLTDSATAGFSFEFDIDDVVMINHNYFKMNETISEQVALPHLIKGLMSISYKNKSEFPKYQRPKEHDYQVDHEPLTQATYFKMMQDFLQLDDILIAEQGSSFFGAYDLALYKDNTFIGQPLWGSIGYTLPATLGTQIAAPHRRNVLLIGDGSLQLTVQSLSTMIRQQLKPIIFVVNNDGYTVERLIHGMKEPYNDIHMWDYKALPAVFGGDNVVVHDVNTSHELKETFEKINAHSDCMHFVEVKMAIEDAPAKLSDIAKAFASQNK
- a CDS encoding MarR family winged helix-turn-helix transcriptional regulator; protein product: MSTNKNDYEHMLFYFAYKTFVTTADDIIEQYGMSRQHHRFLFFINKLPGITIKELLQTLEISKQGSHATLRTLKEKELIIEQTSEKDRRVKQLFATDKGNALINELNYAQDHLLQTIQQKVGNNWYDIMEALANQRDGFKHIEHLKGQE